The following proteins are co-located in the Halostella salina genome:
- a CDS encoding DUF7289 family protein, whose amino-acid sequence MTGSRRGQSEVLALVLLFGIVAVGAAGIMLVGGTAVSDMEQRSANEKSEQAFVELRQTLGTAARDQNQPQSVDLAVGKGGAVAREDTGWIRVESDALDDDLNVTIGTVEYSGTDGTKLAYQAGGVFRETGNATQVVSRPPIDYASSDSTLTFPVITVAGDETLGPGELQAVHESTTTYKEAAVLEDENVKITVKSDYYRGWEQYFRAQAGDPVVQEVDHEKNTVTVQFGYDELDQAFDAGMIHTPGGLDDFCTGKGCTIGDTARDGRMRPIDPVIHDIVNDTEDGTTDVDRDLGVVDTSYTGSDELSDGTYVADRIEGGDLEFDLSEGNATLVVDGDMDMGNVTVTDHADDHTLKIYTTGDLYMQGGGAICVEPCDENTDASVIQVYGTSEMGVDFGTGGSPRFEGLLYAASDESSWGDRAGQCDTDIQVCIQSNPSIYGSIVSATVDAHSSAAEFEYDESLAGEDIELYPGQYTLPPPITYVNINHHRVEVRDA is encoded by the coding sequence GTGACGGGGAGTCGACGGGGCCAGTCGGAGGTACTGGCGCTGGTGCTCCTGTTCGGGATCGTGGCCGTCGGGGCCGCCGGGATCATGCTCGTCGGCGGGACCGCCGTTTCCGACATGGAACAGCGGTCGGCGAACGAGAAGTCGGAACAGGCGTTCGTGGAACTGCGCCAGACCCTCGGGACGGCGGCGCGTGACCAGAACCAGCCGCAGTCGGTAGATCTGGCGGTCGGAAAGGGCGGTGCCGTGGCGAGGGAGGACACCGGCTGGATCCGGGTCGAGTCCGACGCCCTCGACGACGACCTGAACGTCACCATCGGCACCGTTGAGTACTCCGGGACGGACGGGACGAAGCTCGCCTATCAGGCGGGTGGCGTCTTCCGCGAGACCGGCAACGCGACGCAGGTGGTCTCCAGACCCCCCATCGACTACGCCAGCTCCGACAGCACGCTCACGTTTCCTGTGATCACTGTCGCCGGCGACGAGACGCTCGGCCCGGGGGAGCTACAGGCCGTCCACGAGAGCACGACGACGTACAAAGAGGCGGCGGTCCTCGAGGACGAGAACGTCAAGATCACCGTCAAGAGCGACTACTACCGCGGCTGGGAGCAGTACTTCCGCGCCCAGGCCGGCGACCCCGTCGTCCAGGAGGTCGACCACGAGAAAAACACCGTGACCGTCCAGTTCGGCTACGACGAACTCGACCAGGCGTTCGACGCGGGCATGATCCACACTCCCGGGGGGCTCGACGACTTCTGTACGGGTAAGGGGTGCACCATCGGCGACACCGCCCGCGACGGCCGGATGCGGCCGATAGACCCCGTCATCCACGATATCGTCAACGACACCGAGGACGGGACGACCGACGTCGACCGGGACCTGGGTGTCGTCGACACGTCGTACACGGGCTCGGACGAACTGTCGGACGGGACGTACGTCGCCGACCGGATCGAGGGTGGCGACCTCGAGTTCGACCTCTCGGAGGGGAACGCGACGCTCGTCGTCGACGGCGACATGGACATGGGCAACGTCACGGTCACCGACCACGCGGACGACCACACGCTGAAGATATACACGACCGGGGACCTGTACATGCAGGGCGGCGGTGCGATCTGCGTGGAACCCTGTGACGAGAACACGGACGCCTCGGTGATCCAGGTGTACGGTACGTCCGAGATGGGCGTCGACTTCGGCACGGGCGGTAGCCCCCGCTTCGAGGGTCTGCTCTACGCCGCCAGCGACGAATCCTCGTGGGGCGACAGGGCGGGCCAGTGCGACACCGACATCCAGGTCTGCATCCAGTCCAACCCCTCCATCTACGGGTCGATCGTCTCGGCCACGGTCGACGCTCACTCGTCGGCCGCCGAGTTCGAGTACGACGAGAGCCTCGCGGGCGAGGACATCGAGCTGTACCCGGGCCAGTACACGCTCCCGCCGCCGATCACCTACGTGAACATCAACCACCACCGCGTCGAGGTGCGGGACGCCTGA
- a CDS encoding MBL fold metallo-hydrolase, whose amino-acid sequence MVRHRGLSIDWFGYATARIAGDDAVVYTDPGRYGVLRGEWADRYGGADHPSGGAYDAQDGGVVLVTHDHHYDDDGIERVAADDATVVVYEAVSADGVADNSGRDVREPEDLPYDVRRVGYGDTVSVDGVEVSVQPAYNLPDGPNASGGEPLHPEGFGCGFVATVDGVRCFWPGDSDVLDEHRTLDVDVLLPSISRNFTMDRHDAAALAADLDPGLVVPIHYNTFSDLRSDSGAFAADVAKRGVPVALAEQDF is encoded by the coding sequence ATGGTACGACACCGCGGGCTCTCGATCGACTGGTTCGGCTATGCGACGGCGCGGATCGCGGGCGACGACGCCGTCGTCTACACCGACCCCGGGCGCTACGGCGTCCTGCGCGGCGAGTGGGCCGACCGGTACGGCGGCGCGGACCACCCGAGCGGCGGCGCATACGACGCCCAAGATGGCGGCGTGGTGCTGGTGACCCACGACCACCACTACGACGACGACGGGATCGAACGCGTCGCGGCCGACGACGCCACGGTGGTCGTGTACGAGGCGGTGTCGGCCGACGGCGTCGCGGACAACAGCGGCCGCGACGTCCGGGAACCGGAGGATCTTCCGTACGACGTTCGACGGGTCGGGTACGGGGACACGGTGTCCGTGGACGGCGTCGAGGTGTCCGTCCAGCCGGCGTACAACCTGCCCGACGGACCGAACGCGAGCGGCGGGGAGCCGCTCCACCCGGAGGGCTTCGGCTGCGGGTTCGTCGCGACCGTCGACGGCGTCCGCTGCTTCTGGCCCGGCGACTCGGACGTGCTCGACGAGCATCGCACGCTCGACGTGGACGTGCTCCTGCCGTCCATCTCGCGGAACTTCACGATGGACCGCCACGACGCGGCCGCCCTCGCCGCCGACCTCGACCCCGGACTCGTGGTTCCGATCCACTACAATACGTTTTCCGACCTGCGGTCCGACTCGGGTGCGTTCGCCGCCGACGTGGCGAAACGGGGCGTGCCGGTGGCCCTGGCCGAACAGGACTTCTGA
- a CDS encoding ThuA domain-containing protein yields the protein MTISVTVWNEYRHEREHDEVAELYPEGIHGAIADALREADGDTGSEFEVRTATLDEPEHGLTEDVLAETDVLTWWGHAAHDEVADEVVERVREHVLDGMGLIALHSAHYSKIFTALMGTTCSLKWREAAETERLWVVEPSHPIAAGVDEYIEVPEAEMYGERFDVPQPETLVFNSWFEGGEVFRSGCCYTRGEGRVFYFRPGHETYPVYHQPEIRQVLRNAVAWAAPGEGASSATGNSDPVEPIDTDDDRSVH from the coding sequence ATGACGATCAGCGTGACAGTGTGGAACGAGTACAGACACGAGCGCGAGCACGACGAGGTGGCGGAGCTGTACCCCGAGGGGATCCACGGCGCTATCGCCGACGCGCTGAGGGAGGCGGACGGCGATACCGGGTCGGAGTTCGAAGTACGGACCGCGACGCTCGACGAACCGGAGCACGGGCTGACCGAGGACGTGCTGGCCGAGACGGACGTGCTGACGTGGTGGGGCCACGCCGCGCACGACGAGGTCGCTGACGAGGTGGTCGAGCGAGTCAGGGAACACGTCCTCGACGGGATGGGGCTGATCGCTCTGCATTCGGCCCATTACTCGAAGATCTTCACGGCGCTCATGGGGACGACCTGCTCGCTGAAGTGGCGCGAGGCCGCCGAAACCGAGCGGCTATGGGTGGTCGAACCGAGCCATCCCATCGCCGCGGGCGTCGACGAGTACATCGAGGTGCCGGAGGCCGAGATGTACGGGGAGCGCTTCGACGTCCCCCAGCCGGAGACGCTCGTGTTCAACTCCTGGTTCGAGGGGGGCGAGGTGTTCCGATCGGGCTGCTGTTACACCCGCGGCGAGGGGCGCGTGTTCTACTTCCGGCCCGGCCACGAGACGTATCCGGTGTACCACCAGCCCGAGATCAGGCAGGTGCTGCGGAACGCCGTCGCGTGGGCCGCGCCGGGCGAAGGCGCGTCGTCGGCAACCGGCAACTCCGACCCGGTCGAGCCGATCGACACCGACGACGACCGGAGCGTCCACTAG
- a CDS encoding PAS domain S-box protein has protein sequence MSKEMKILYAGRDTDLATETARSIRREDGGIAVETVTGTEDGLARFDESDHDCVVAAYDLPRSNGIEFLESVRDRSPDLPFILFPADGSEAIASRAMSADATDYVRRHPDSEGIAELVDRIVDCVDRHRARRSTERTHRLLTELAEHTVDCLWVTDGDWEELLFISGYESVWGRSEAAIREDPRDFLNAVDPEYRESVEGAMERLSDGEVIDIEFPIRKGDGETGWVWAKGEPVFDDGEVVRVVGFTREITDRKAREQDLERYETLIQETTDIVTVLDQDGTVRYQNPAVERVLGYDQDELAGENAFDYVHPEDRPTVVDRFSDLVSERNETYRVQFRMQHADGSWRWLESGATNRTETALDGYVVASRDITERVENERELERYREYTGRIFDAIDDLFFVHDEDGNMQRWNEQFAAVTGYDDEAIVSMKGSDFVPESDRGRAASRIEQVFEEGHARLEAPILTSDGDTIPHEFVANRVEHPDGELRLAGIGRDVTERKRHERELERQNERLEEFASFVSHDLRSPLQVLSGSIKAAEETGDDSHFERCYQTLDRMERMIDDLLTLAHEGTLAVDREPVQLSDLSEQCWQNVRTTGAELTVESTQTILADRDRFTQLMENLFRNALDHCDDDVRVAVGDIPDGFYVEDDGPGVPEGERDRVFDIGYTTDPDGTGIGLRIAEEIVAAHGWEIDVRAGGDGGARFEITGVEEPDG, from the coding sequence ATGTCTAAGGAAATGAAGATTCTGTATGCGGGACGCGATACGGATCTCGCGACCGAGACCGCGAGGTCGATCCGACGGGAGGACGGCGGGATCGCCGTCGAGACGGTTACAGGGACGGAGGACGGTCTCGCACGATTCGACGAGTCGGACCACGACTGTGTCGTCGCCGCCTACGACCTGCCACGGTCGAACGGTATCGAGTTCCTCGAATCGGTTCGGGACCGATCGCCGGACCTCCCGTTTATCCTGTTTCCGGCCGACGGCAGCGAGGCGATCGCGAGTCGCGCGATGTCGGCCGACGCGACCGATTACGTCCGGCGGCACCCGGACTCGGAGGGCATCGCCGAACTCGTCGACCGGATCGTAGACTGCGTCGACCGGCACCGGGCGCGTCGGTCGACCGAGCGCACGCACCGATTGCTCACGGAACTCGCCGAGCACACCGTCGACTGCCTCTGGGTGACCGACGGCGACTGGGAGGAACTGCTGTTCATCTCCGGGTACGAATCGGTCTGGGGGCGCTCCGAGGCGGCGATCAGGGAGGATCCGCGGGACTTCCTGAACGCGGTCGACCCCGAGTATCGCGAGTCCGTCGAAGGGGCGATGGAGCGACTCTCCGACGGCGAGGTAATCGACATCGAGTTCCCGATACGGAAAGGGGACGGCGAAACCGGGTGGGTCTGGGCCAAGGGGGAACCGGTGTTCGACGACGGCGAGGTCGTCCGCGTCGTCGGCTTCACCCGGGAGATAACGGACCGCAAAGCACGCGAACAGGACCTCGAACGCTACGAGACGCTGATTCAGGAGACCACGGACATCGTGACCGTCTTGGATCAGGACGGCACGGTCCGCTACCAGAATCCCGCAGTTGAGCGCGTCCTCGGCTACGACCAGGACGAACTCGCCGGGGAGAACGCGTTCGATTACGTCCATCCGGAGGACCGGCCGACGGTCGTCGACCGGTTCTCCGACCTCGTCTCCGAGCGGAACGAAACGTATCGCGTCCAGTTCCGGATGCAGCATGCCGATGGGTCGTGGCGATGGCTGGAGTCGGGTGCGACAAACCGGACCGAGACGGCGCTCGACGGCTACGTCGTCGCCTCGCGTGACATCACCGAACGGGTCGAGAACGAGCGGGAACTCGAACGCTACCGGGAGTACACCGGCCGGATCTTCGACGCGATAGACGACCTGTTTTTCGTCCACGACGAGGACGGCAACATGCAGCGGTGGAACGAGCAGTTCGCGGCTGTGACGGGATACGACGACGAGGCGATCGTCTCGATGAAGGGGTCCGATTTCGTCCCCGAGAGCGACCGGGGGCGAGCGGCGTCCCGGATCGAACAGGTATTCGAGGAGGGCCACGCGCGACTCGAGGCGCCGATCCTCACAAGCGACGGCGATACGATACCCCACGAGTTCGTCGCGAACCGGGTCGAGCATCCGGACGGCGAACTGCGGCTGGCCGGGATCGGCCGGGACGTGACCGAGCGAAAGCGCCACGAGCGGGAGCTTGAACGGCAGAACGAACGGCTAGAGGAGTTCGCCTCCTTCGTCAGCCACGACCTCCGGAGCCCCCTTCAGGTGCTCTCGGGATCGATCAAAGCAGCAGAGGAAACGGGCGACGACAGCCACTTCGAGCGATGCTACCAGACGCTCGACCGGATGGAACGGATGATCGACGACCTGCTGACGCTGGCCCACGAGGGTACACTCGCGGTCGACCGGGAACCGGTTCAGCTTTCGGATCTGAGCGAGCAGTGCTGGCAAAACGTCCGGACGACAGGTGCCGAACTCACCGTCGAGAGCACGCAGACGATCCTCGCCGACCGCGACCGGTTCACACAGCTCATGGAAAACCTGTTCCGCAACGCGCTGGACCACTGCGACGACGATGTCAGAGTCGCTGTCGGCGACATCCCCGACGGCTTCTACGTCGAGGACGACGGTCCCGGCGTCCCCGAGGGGGAGCGCGACAGGGTGTTCGACATCGGGTACACGACCGACCCCGACGGCACCGGGATCGGACTCCGGATCGCAGAGGAGATCGTCGCGGCCCACGGCTGGGAGATAGATGTTCGTGCGGGCGGGGACGGCGGCGCTCGGTTCGAGATTACCGGCGTGGAGGAGCCCGACGGATAG
- a CDS encoding DICT sensory domain-containing protein: protein MSDHITEFITDEPAQQWSLAVVNRTRPMPVQEMVETLFADQPVHVESEEIADCDENAVILLRDGDVVATSSLRELEDSILFVNSDLYSTGSRSLGEIEVPDVIAELEDIPFYLRGYPESDTEKLPLILLSRFIEQTAWKQDGGRLRSSFQRLSRIDDERGTRNVYGRLAETNVDVHVYGIPDWIPPETFEATIHAGYSDEFRNAWFVVYRSPGEPDECAALIAYQAHPNEWVGEWTFDGSRVESINRHLERNL from the coding sequence ATGTCCGACCACATCACCGAGTTCATCACCGACGAACCTGCCCAGCAGTGGTCGCTCGCGGTCGTGAACCGAACGCGACCGATGCCGGTCCAGGAGATGGTCGAGACGCTGTTTGCGGACCAACCGGTCCACGTCGAGTCCGAGGAGATAGCGGACTGCGACGAGAACGCGGTCATCCTTCTCCGGGACGGCGACGTCGTGGCCACGTCCTCGCTGCGCGAACTCGAGGACAGCATCCTGTTCGTCAACTCCGACCTCTACAGCACCGGCTCGCGGTCGCTCGGCGAAATCGAGGTTCCCGACGTGATCGCGGAACTCGAGGACATCCCGTTTTACCTCCGGGGCTACCCCGAGTCCGACACCGAGAAGCTCCCGCTCATCCTCCTGTCCCGGTTTATCGAACAGACCGCCTGGAAGCAGGACGGGGGCCGGCTCCGGTCGTCGTTCCAGCGCCTCTCGCGGATCGACGACGAGCGTGGCACGCGAAACGTGTACGGACGCCTCGCGGAGACGAACGTCGACGTACACGTGTACGGCATCCCGGACTGGATACCTCCGGAGACGTTCGAAGCGACGATCCACGCCGGGTACAGTGACGAGTTCCGGAACGCGTGGTTCGTCGTCTACCGCTCGCCCGGTGAACCGGACGAGTGTGCGGCGCTCATCGCCTATCAGGCACATCCCAACGAGTGGGTCGGCGAGTGGACGTTCGACGGCTCCCGGGTCGAGTCGATCAACCGGCATCTCGAGCGAAACCTGTAG